TGGACTACCTTGCACCAGAAGGTCCAGTTTACCAAGCAGGAACTCTTTCTGGAAATCCACTTGCTATGATTGCAGGTATTAAAACGTTGGAACTCCTACAGCAAGAAGGCGTTTACGAAAGTTTGAAAAAGAAAACAGAAAAACTTTCCGAAGGTTTGAAAGAGGCGGCTAAAGAAGCAGGAATTTACGACAAGCTCTGCTTTAAGATGATTGAAAGTATTTCAATAGTTTACTTTACAAACAAGGATGTAAAAAATTACCAAGATGCTTTAACATCAAATACAGACGCTTATGCTAAGTTCTTTAGAAAGATGCTAGAACAGGGAGTATACCTTGCACCATCTCAGTTTGAAGTAGCGTTTATGTCAACAGCACATACAGAGGAAGACATAGAGAAAACTATCGAAGCTGCTAAAGTAGCGTTTAAAGAAGTAAAGGATATGCTATAAGAGAGATATAAAATGGGTAAGCTAAAAGATTACATAGAAAAAACTTCCTATATGATGGTGGGGGTTCAGTTCACCCTCGCCATCATAATTGGCGTTGCTATAGGCTACTATCTTGATAGAACCTTTGACATCTTCCCTTTTATGACTATCTTTTGGCTACTAATTGGATTTGCAGCAGGTCTTAAAAACCTTTATAGAGAACTAAAGAAGGTTTCTAAATGAGAGAATTTGAAACCTTTATAAGGAGTTTGTTTTCTATCCTTCTTGTTCTTTACGGGGTAGTCCTTCTTCTCTCAGGACTTTTAACCAACTGGAACACCTATTTCCTCCTTTCTTTCTCTATAGGTTATGGAGTAATGATCCTCGACTATATTTTATTAGTTAAGTTTTCAAGACGAGTACCTATCCTTGTAAAAGCTAACTATTTTCCAAAGTCTGGTTTCTTTTGGAGATATTTGTTTGTTGCATCTATACTAATAGGTACAGCAACCTTGTTTACTCAACTTGACTTCTTTGCTATAATTCTCGCCGTCGCAGCCACCAATGTAGGGCTTATTCTGTCTGTAATAAAACACTACAAGGAGTGGAGAGGATGGAACACGGAAGCATAATCAAGATTGTTGGAATTCCAGACCACGTAACAATGACATGGCTTATGATGGCAGTAGTGCTAACATTCGCCTACATATTCGGCAAGAACCTCAAGAAATTTCCTGACAAAGTTCAGTACGTCTTAGAGTCTCTAACATCTTTTATTGTTTATACCCTTGAAGATGCAATGGGAAGCTACGGTAGAAAGTTTTTCCCACTTATAGCAGGGCTTGCAGTATTTATCCTCTGTGGAAACCTTATGGGTCTTATCCCAGGACTTACACAACCAACTGCAAACCTAAATACAACCTTAGCATTAGCAATAATTTCATTCCTAGTTTACAACTATGAAGGTATTAAAAAACACGGTTTTGTTAACTATATTAAGCACTTTGCAGGTCCTGTCACATGGATGGCACCAATTATGTTCCCAATTGAGATAGTATCTCACCTTTCAAGAATTCTTTCTCTATCTTTCCGTTTATTTGGAAACATGTTTGGTGACGAGATGGTTGTTTTGGTAGCGTTAATGCTCGTTCCATTCTTTGTTCCTGTTGCAGGTGAGTTCATAGTATTTGCCAACAGCTTCCTACAAACGTTTATCTTCTGTATACTAACAGTTGTATACATTGCTACTGCTATAGAAGAGCATGAGGAAGAACACGCATAAAACTTTACAGGAGGTAGCTGATGAAAAAGACTTCTCTCAAGAGCCTACTTTTCACTCTCTTCCTACTTGTAGTAGGAGCTCTTCCAGCACTTGCTGGTGAAGGAAGTGGAGAATCTGGAAAGGCTCTAATCCTTGGTCTCTCTGCTATCGGAGCTGGACTTGCTATCGGTCCTGCCGCTGGTGGAGCTGGTGCTGGACAGGGTCAAGCTGTAAGAGGTGCTTGCGAAGGAATGGCAAGAAACCCACAAATGGCCGGTAAACTCACAACAACAATGTTCATCGGTCTTGCTATTATTGAAGCTCTTGCTATCTACGGTCTCGTTATTGCACTCATCCTTCTATACGCTAACCCACTCGTTGGTTAATAGGAGGGGGCTTTGCCCCCTTTAATATTTTAATCTCTATGCCAAAAAACTCTTGCTAACTTCTGTCCTTCACTATAATTAACTTTAAAATCTCCTTTGAACGCATTATTAACAGCCTCTCCTAAATGTCTTGCCAAGTGCTCACTTGTCGTTGCTATCTCTATTCCATTCTCTGTTTCTTTTGTCCACAAAATTCTTTGAAGAGGTCTTTGGGCCGAAACCTCATCAATCACATTCTTAATCGTATTTAAAATGTCCTCTTTATGTTCTTCAAAGAATTTACCACTTAAGTATAAGAAACCTCCCGGATATCTATCCCTTTTCCTTCTGCACGCCGGACAAAGAGTTTCGTGTAAATCTTTCGGAATCTCTCCATTAATCTGTTCAGGCCACTGCCATCTTCCATCTTTAAAGATTGCTCCACACTCGGGACACTTTGTTGGTTCTGGATACTTCTTTCTCTCGTAGTAAGGATTATCACTTTCCCAAGTATATTCTTTTCTGCCAGCTGGGATATAGCTTTGCCCTCCCATATTTTTCCTCCTTAAGGTT
This genomic window from Desulfurobacteriaceae bacterium contains:
- a CDS encoding AtpZ/AtpI family protein, with the translated sequence MGKLKDYIEKTSYMMVGVQFTLAIIIGVAIGYYLDRTFDIFPFMTIFWLLIGFAAGLKNLYRELKKVSK
- the atpB gene encoding F0F1 ATP synthase subunit A; this translates as MEHGSIIKIVGIPDHVTMTWLMMAVVLTFAYIFGKNLKKFPDKVQYVLESLTSFIVYTLEDAMGSYGRKFFPLIAGLAVFILCGNLMGLIPGLTQPTANLNTTLALAIISFLVYNYEGIKKHGFVNYIKHFAGPVTWMAPIMFPIEIVSHLSRILSLSFRLFGNMFGDEMVVLVALMLVPFFVPVAGEFIVFANSFLQTFIFCILTVVYIATAIEEHEEEHA
- the atpE gene encoding ATP synthase F0 subunit C; translated protein: MKKTSLKSLLFTLFLLVVGALPALAGEGSGESGKALILGLSAIGAGLAIGPAAGGAGAGQGQAVRGACEGMARNPQMAGKLTTTMFIGLAIIEALAIYGLVIALILLYANPLVG
- a CDS encoding BCAM0308 family protein translates to MGGQSYIPAGRKEYTWESDNPYYERKKYPEPTKCPECGAIFKDGRWQWPEQINGEIPKDLHETLCPACRRKRDRYPGGFLYLSGKFFEEHKEDILNTIKNVIDEVSAQRPLQRILWTKETENGIEIATTSEHLARHLGEAVNNAFKGDFKVNYSEGQKLARVFWHRD